The following coding sequences lie in one Spinacia oleracea cultivar Varoflay chromosome 1, BTI_SOV_V1, whole genome shotgun sequence genomic window:
- the LOC110795158 gene encoding protein RETICULATA-RELATED 6, chloroplastic, which yields MKLQAQRGVDYTPRLLHHSTAEPRRHFSPEISRLPAKIRVTRRVSTSKCRLSIQNSGGNNEDSGEVSRGRRGIVFTPFLAVGASFLRSAVVKADEKLPETPVIPPPPEKKEEEITSRIYDATAIGEPLAVGKDKSKVWEKVMNARIVYLGEAEQVPIGGDKELEVEIVKNLRKRCIESNRTISLALEAFPCDLQEQLNQFMDRRIDGDTLRSYTAHWPPERWQEYEPLLGYCRDNEVRLVACGAPLEVMRTVQAEGIGGLSVADRKKYTPPAGSGFTSGFNAFSRKSKELTSLNEALTYGPSSYLTVQARAVEDYTVAQVILQAVSDGGASGLLVVITGASHVIYGPRGTGIPARISKKMQKKNQVVMLLNPERQSIRREGEVPVADFLLYSAARPCSRNCFDRAEIARVMNAAGRRRDALPQDLQEGLDLGLVSPEVLQNFFDLEQYPIISELTHRFQGFRERLLADPKFLNKLAIEETISMTTTLFAQYEKRKENFFLELDYVITDSLRGAVVDFFTVWLPAPTLSFLSFSDEMGTSNSMDSLKGLLGSIPDNAFQKSPVGRNWNLNHRLASVLVGGLKLAGVGFVSSIGAVASSNILYAARKYLNPSLDTNQAVKRSPILKTAVVYSSFLGTSANLRYQIIAGVIEHRISELLPSQTLLVNALSFCARVINSYWGTQQWIDLARYSGLQTRSVESSPDASDSVEVSSIKCDSSDETNVNDVKNQ from the exons ATGAAGCTTCAAGCTCAGCGAGGCGTTGACTACACTCCACGGCTTCTCCACCACTCCACCGCCGAACCTCGCCGTCATTTCTCGCCGGAAATTTCTCGATTACCGGCGAAAATTCGTGTTACTCGGCGAGTTTCAACCTCCAAATGCCGCCTATCCATCCAAAATTCTGGCGGAAATAACGAAGATTCCGGCGAAGTTAGCCGCGGAAGAAGAGGCATTGTTTTCACCCCATTTTTAGCCGTCGGAGCTAGTTTCCTTCGATCGGCGGTTGTTAAGGCGGATGAGAAGCTTCCGGAAACGCCGGTTATTCCTCCGCCTCCGGAAAAGAAGGAGGAGGAGATAACGTCGAGGATTTACGATGCGACGGCGATAGGAGAGCCGTTGGCGGTGGGGAAGGATAAGAGTAAGGTGTGGGAGAAGGTGATGAATGCGAGAATTGTGTATTTAGGCGAGGCGGAGCAAGTTCCGATAGGCGGCGATAAGGAGTTGGAGGTGGAGATTGTGAAGAATTTGAGGAAGAGATGTATTGAGAGTAACCGGACGATTTCTTTGGCTCTTGAAGCTTTTCCTTGTGATCTGCAGGAGCAGCTCAATCAGTTTATGGATAGAAG GATAGATGGGGACACCTTGAGGTCTTATACGGCACACTGGCCACCTGAGCGATGGCAGGAATATGAACCTCTTTTAGGTTACTGCCGTGATAATGAAGTTCGCCTGGTTGCTTGTGGTGCTCCACTTGAG GTAATGAGGACTGTCCAAGCTGAAGGCATTGGTGGACTTTCAGTTGCTGATCGTAAAAAATACACTCCTCCGGCTGGTTCGGGATTTACATCAGGCTTTAATGCCTTTTCACGCAAATCAAAAGAGCTGACCTCTTTAAATGAGGCATTAACTTATGGACCGAGCTCATATCTCACAGTACAAGCTAGGGCTGTTGAGGATTATACTGTGGCTCAGGTCATTCTGCAAGCAGTGTCAGACGGAGGAGCTTCTGGGTTGCTTGTTGTTATCACAGGTGCAAGTCATGTCATATATGGACCTCGAGGCACAGGGATTCCAGCAAGAATTTCAAAGAAGATGCAAAAGAAGAACCAAGTGGTTATGCTACTCAACCCAGAAAGGCAATCTATAAGAAGAGAAGGAGAAGTTCCTGTGGCTGATTTCTTATTGTACTCTGCTGCTAGACCTTGCAGTAGAAATTGTTTTGATCGCGCTGAAATTGCACGTGTAATGAATGCTGCTGGCAGGAGAAGAGATGCGCTTCCTCAG GACCTTCAGGAAGGACTTGATCTTGGTCTTGTCTCTCCAGAGGTGCTACAAAACTTCTTTGATTTGGAGCAGTATCCCATTATATCGGAACTTACTCATCGGTTCCAG GGTTTCAGAGAAAGGTTATTAGCAGATCCAAAATTTTTAAACAAATTAGCCATTGAAGAAACTATATCGATGACGACGACTCTGTTCGCACAGTATGAGAAACGCAAAGAAAATTTCTTCCTGGAACTTGACTACGTCATTACTGACTCGCTCAGGGGAGCTGTAGTTGATTTCTTTACTGTGTGGCTTCCAGCCCCAACTCTTTCTTTCTTATCTTTTAGTGATGAGATGGGTACATCTAACAGTATGGATTCTTTAAAAGGTTTGCTGGGATCCATCCCAGACAACGCTTTCCAAAAGAGTCCTGTTGGGAGAAACTGGAACCTGAATCACCGGCTTGCTTCAGTGCTTGTCGGCGGTCTGAAACTTGCTGGAGTTGGATTTGTTTCTAGCATTGGAGCTGTTGCTTCTTCAAATATCTTATATGCAGCACGTAAATACCTCAATCCATCTCTGGACACAAATCAGGCGGTAAAAAGATCACCGATTCTAAAAACTGCTGTTGTCTATAGTAGCTTTCTTGGAACATCAGCAAACCTCCGATATCAG ATTATTGCTGGTGTAATTGAGCATCGAATATCTGAACTTCTACCTTCTCAAACGTTGCTTGTAAATGCGCTATCCTTCTGTGCAAGAGTGATCAATTCCTACTGGGGCACCCAG CAATGGATTGATTTGGCACGTTATTCTGGGCTGCAGACTCGCAGCGTCGAATCATCTCCCGATGCTTCCGATTCGGTTGAAGTTTCTTCCATCAAATGCGATAGCTCAGATGAAACCAATGTGAACGACGTTAAAAATCAGTGA